One genomic region from Bacteroidetes Order II. bacterium encodes:
- a CDS encoding NUDIX hydrolase, with amino-acid sequence MDQLRETFLHREVLVEGKLLHVYRDTVALSDGSESIREWINHPGAAAVVPLFDDGTTLLIRQFRYPPQQIFIELPAGKLDIPGESPLDAAKRELAEETGHDALQWDSLGACFPGIGYSNEIIHLFLARSLRPSTIAPIAGEFLAPFQIPLTKAVHMAYHGEITDAKTAIGLLRAAAFLRLTDG; translated from the coding sequence ATGGATCAACTACGAGAAACTTTTTTACATCGCGAGGTTTTGGTAGAAGGCAAATTATTGCATGTTTATCGCGATACCGTCGCCCTCTCCGACGGCAGCGAGAGCATCCGCGAGTGGATAAATCATCCCGGCGCAGCAGCCGTGGTCCCCCTTTTTGACGATGGAACAACGCTGCTTATCCGGCAATTTCGTTACCCGCCTCAACAGATATTTATTGAACTCCCTGCCGGAAAATTGGACATACCCGGCGAATCGCCTTTGGATGCCGCCAAACGAGAATTGGCAGAAGAAACCGGGCATGATGCACTACAATGGGATTCTCTAGGTGCGTGTTTTCCTGGTATCGGTTATTCAAACGAGATTATCCACCTTTTTTTGGCCCGCAGCCTCCGTCCTTCAACCATTGCCCCCATTGCTGGTGAGTTTTTGGCCCCTTTTCAAATCCCCTTGACCAAGGCTGTGCATATGGCCTATCATGGGGAAATTACCGATGCAAAAACGGCTATAGGGCTATTACGGGCGGCTGCATTCCTTAGGCTGACAGATGGGTAA
- a CDS encoding NAD(+)/NADH kinase encodes MTFGITGNTNKQLLWDPVMRAVDWFEQSRLAFKLYEPLAKGLVERGRISALLAEQVATMSLHETDMVLSFGGDGTIINTARLIAPHGTPVLGVNIGRLGFLADMEVSHIELALEKIRLGQYKVMPRMALELLLPQDTTPRWALNEFVINKGPDASLININAHINGVHLCNYWADGLIVATPTGSTAYSLSAGGAIMVPGSACFSLTPLAAHTLTMRPLVVPHTAVLELNIPESDCPYMLVVDGEVEHLGASSNRLILHEAKHTFNLVILEGHDYFATLRGKLGWGVHVRA; translated from the coding sequence ATGACTTTTGGCATTACAGGAAATACCAATAAACAACTGCTGTGGGATCCGGTGATGCGGGCTGTAGATTGGTTTGAACAATCGCGCTTGGCCTTTAAACTGTATGAGCCGTTGGCAAAAGGATTGGTAGAGCGTGGTAGAATATCGGCTTTATTGGCGGAACAGGTAGCGACAATGTCCCTACACGAGACCGATATGGTGTTGTCGTTTGGGGGGGATGGAACCATTATCAATACTGCACGCCTGATTGCACCCCACGGTACGCCCGTTTTGGGGGTAAATATTGGACGATTGGGTTTTCTGGCGGATATGGAGGTCTCGCACATTGAACTTGCCCTCGAAAAAATCCGACTGGGGCAATATAAAGTTATGCCACGGATGGCGTTAGAACTGCTCTTGCCCCAAGATACTACGCCCCGGTGGGCACTTAATGAGTTTGTTATCAACAAAGGTCCGGATGCGTCTCTGATCAACATCAATGCCCATATTAATGGGGTGCATTTGTGTAATTATTGGGCAGATGGCCTTATCGTTGCAACGCCTACGGGATCAACCGCCTACTCACTTTCGGCGGGCGGGGCCATTATGGTACCTGGAAGTGCTTGTTTTTCCCTAACGCCCCTCGCGGCCCACACCCTCACGATGCGGCCATTGGTCGTACCCCATACGGCGGTCTTGGAACTTAATATACCGGAGAGTGATTGTCCATATATGTTAGTGGTAGATGGGGAGGTGGAACATTTAGGCGCCTCCTCTAACCGATTGATTTTACATGAGGCCAAGCATACGTTTAATCTGGTGATTTTAGAGGGCCATGATTATTTCGCAACATTGCGGGGGAAATTGGGATGGGGCGTACACGTTCGGGCTTAA
- a CDS encoding aldehyde dehydrogenase family protein has product MKPNLIAGEWRTPHEVQANINPSDTNDVIDHYALSTLEDIEDAVQAAHVAASSWGRSTPQQRFDLLDKIGSEILARKDELGNLLAREEGKTLPEGIGEATRAGHIFKFFAGEALRPSGEKMASVRPGIEVEITREPIGAVGIITPWNFPIAIPAWKIAPALAYGNTVVFKPAELVPGCAWALADIIHQSGVPEGVFNLVMGKGAVVGKALVAHPNVAGISFTGSIHTGKEIATTCAAFHKKVQLEMGGKNPLVILDDADLDTAVACAINGAFFSTGQRCTASSRLIVSEGIHDRFVEAMVNKLAALKVDDARMPGVEMGPVVDEAQLTKDLHYIQQAVREGARLAFGGQTLQRKTPGFFLAPTLFVETTNEMMINREEVFGPVAGVIRVKDYEEALYVANDTPFGLSTGICTTSLKHAYHFKHHAKAGMVMVNLPTAGVDYHVPFGGTKASSYGAREQGSHAKEFYTTVKTTYIFAG; this is encoded by the coding sequence ATGAAGCCGAATTTAATTGCCGGAGAATGGCGTACTCCCCACGAAGTCCAAGCGAATATTAACCCGTCGGATACCAATGACGTTATAGACCACTATGCCCTCAGTACCCTCGAAGACATAGAGGATGCAGTACAGGCAGCGCATGTTGCGGCCTCCTCGTGGGGGAGAAGTACCCCACAACAGCGATTCGACCTTTTGGATAAAATTGGGTCCGAAATTCTGGCCAGAAAAGACGAACTGGGCAATCTCCTTGCCCGTGAAGAAGGTAAAACCTTGCCCGAAGGCATTGGAGAAGCCACCCGTGCCGGACATATTTTTAAGTTCTTTGCCGGAGAGGCCCTGCGTCCATCTGGCGAGAAAATGGCCTCTGTGCGTCCGGGCATCGAGGTGGAAATAACCCGCGAACCGATAGGGGCAGTAGGAATTATTACGCCGTGGAACTTCCCCATTGCGATCCCTGCCTGGAAGATTGCTCCGGCGTTGGCATATGGAAACACGGTTGTTTTTAAGCCTGCGGAGTTGGTTCCGGGGTGTGCATGGGCCTTGGCCGATATTATTCATCAGTCGGGTGTGCCGGAAGGTGTATTTAATTTGGTGATGGGAAAAGGAGCGGTTGTCGGAAAGGCTTTGGTGGCGCATCCGAATGTTGCTGGCATTTCCTTCACGGGAAGCATTCACACGGGTAAAGAGATCGCCACCACCTGTGCGGCCTTTCATAAAAAAGTACAATTAGAAATGGGTGGCAAAAATCCATTGGTGATTTTGGATGATGCCGATTTGGATACGGCGGTTGCTTGCGCCATAAATGGAGCCTTCTTTTCTACTGGCCAGCGTTGTACGGCTTCGAGCCGTCTCATTGTTTCTGAAGGGATTCACGATCGGTTTGTAGAAGCGATGGTAAATAAATTGGCAGCCTTAAAAGTGGACGATGCGCGGATGCCGGGCGTGGAGATGGGGCCTGTTGTGGATGAGGCCCAGTTGACAAAAGACCTTCATTACATCCAGCAAGCCGTTCGTGAAGGCGCTCGTTTGGCTTTTGGGGGGCAGACACTTCAACGAAAAACTCCGGGATTTTTTCTGGCCCCTACACTTTTTGTAGAAACGACGAATGAAATGATGATCAATCGGGAAGAGGTTTTTGGGCCTGTGGCAGGTGTTATCCGGGTGAAAGACTATGAAGAAGCCTTATATGTGGCCAATGACACCCCATTTGGCCTTTCCACTGGAATTTGTACCACCTCGTTGAAACATGCCTATCACTTTAAGCACCATGCAAAGGCTGGAATGGTGATGGTTAACCTTCCTACCGCTGGGGTGGATTATCATGTGCCCTTTGGCGGGACAAAAGCGTCCAGTTATGGCGCACGTGAACAAGGGAGTCATGCGAAAGAATTTTACACAACGGTTAAGACAACCTACATTTTTGCTGGATAA